The following proteins are co-located in the Candidatus Binataceae bacterium genome:
- a CDS encoding glycosyltransferase has product MSRLLARGKYLYDGEQKFYVRGVSYGPFPPNSRGERYPEPERTALDFALMRTMGVNTVRVYVPPPDWMFEEAAKAGLRLMVGIPWPFHMAFLDTPGMAAEIRETIRSSVAAMRKHEDSILAFSLGNEIRSDIVRWHGPRKVSRFLAELYDIGKQLAPEALFTYSNYPSAEYLDLTFLDFVSFNVYLHREEDFRRYLTHLMGISGECPLVLSETGMDTIREGEQHQADLLSWQGRAAFESGLSGFIVFAFTDEWHTGGAEITDWAFGLVRKDRTPKIAFDAMKQVYAAPLPPSLSSTPKVSVVVPAFNAAATIGACLESLRSLNYPDYETIVVDDGSTDSTAEIAAQGGARVVKIEHRGLGAARNEGARAARGEIIAYIDADACADRDWLYFLVETIVRRNAAAAGGPNFAPEPVSATAAALACAPGLPREVRAGDDRLSQLCGCNMAIRKSALEKIGGFDEMFTTAGDDTDLSWRLTAAGELLAYVPAAVVIHERRATMGAYLAQQRGYGAGEGLLYLKYPLRKSSDANIYAGPSWLASFFSRARVYYGAFGRGLFQTVYSSGPSIVELPLTAPWVIISLTFLLGWFFGDRTIVVLGAAGVIATLLALGAFAATAPLRKDYSGIYARFILALATMLGSLRRSWNRTWGRPLRFKSTPDERSRWRPRLRNQLRLETTKPDVPLDVPVLMRELRRGLITRGLAVAESDGYQAYDLRILRQFAALDINCIREAEGVRLTSRGRMVWRSALSAYAVLLLIDLIVDFNVSETFAAIVGMMIVVVAALFVTSMLLNPVILSTASAIVPSLGARVVEEQN; this is encoded by the coding sequence ATGAGCCGCCTGCTGGCCCGTGGCAAATACCTCTATGACGGCGAACAGAAGTTCTATGTTCGCGGCGTCTCATATGGTCCGTTTCCGCCCAACTCGCGCGGCGAGCGCTATCCCGAGCCGGAGCGCACGGCGCTGGATTTCGCTCTCATGCGCACTATGGGTGTCAACACCGTGCGCGTTTACGTGCCGCCGCCGGACTGGATGTTCGAGGAAGCGGCGAAGGCGGGACTGCGCCTGATGGTCGGGATCCCGTGGCCGTTCCACATGGCGTTTCTCGATACGCCCGGGATGGCGGCCGAGATTCGCGAGACGATCCGCAGCAGCGTCGCTGCGATGCGCAAGCACGAGGACTCGATTCTGGCCTTCAGCCTCGGCAACGAGATTCGCTCCGATATCGTGCGGTGGCACGGACCGCGCAAGGTGAGCCGCTTTCTGGCCGAGCTTTACGATATTGGCAAGCAGCTCGCGCCCGAGGCGCTCTTCACCTACTCGAACTACCCGTCGGCCGAGTATCTCGATCTCACGTTCCTCGATTTCGTTTCGTTCAATGTGTACCTGCATCGCGAAGAAGATTTCCGCCGCTACCTGACGCATCTGATGGGTATTAGCGGCGAGTGCCCGCTGGTGTTGAGCGAAACCGGCATGGACACGATTCGCGAGGGTGAACAGCATCAGGCGGATCTGCTGTCGTGGCAGGGGCGCGCCGCGTTCGAATCGGGGCTCAGCGGCTTTATCGTGTTCGCCTTTACCGACGAATGGCACACGGGCGGCGCGGAGATTACCGACTGGGCATTCGGCCTCGTGCGCAAGGATCGCACGCCGAAGATCGCATTCGATGCGATGAAGCAGGTCTACGCCGCGCCGCTCCCACCGTCGCTTTCCAGCACGCCGAAGGTGAGCGTCGTCGTGCCGGCGTTCAATGCCGCCGCGACGATCGGCGCGTGCCTCGAGTCGCTGCGTTCGCTCAACTATCCAGACTACGAAACGATCGTCGTCGATGACGGCTCTACCGATTCGACCGCCGAGATCGCTGCGCAGGGCGGTGCGCGCGTGGTGAAGATCGAGCATCGCGGGTTGGGTGCGGCGCGCAACGAAGGAGCGCGCGCGGCGCGCGGCGAGATCATCGCCTATATCGATGCCGACGCGTGCGCCGATCGCGATTGGCTCTATTTCCTGGTCGAAACGATCGTGCGTCGCAACGCCGCAGCGGCCGGCGGTCCTAACTTCGCGCCCGAACCTGTCTCGGCAACGGCAGCCGCGCTCGCATGCGCGCCGGGACTTCCGCGCGAGGTGCGCGCCGGCGACGATCGGCTCTCGCAGCTATGCGGCTGCAACATGGCGATTCGAAAATCGGCGCTGGAAAAAATCGGCGGCTTCGACGAGATGTTCACGACCGCGGGCGACGATACTGATCTGTCGTGGCGATTGACCGCCGCCGGCGAGCTGCTCGCCTACGTACCCGCCGCCGTCGTGATTCACGAACGCCGCGCGACGATGGGCGCGTATCTCGCACAGCAACGCGGCTACGGCGCAGGCGAAGGTCTGCTCTATCTCAAATATCCGTTGCGTAAATCGTCTGACGCGAACATTTACGCGGGGCCGTCATGGCTCGCGTCTTTTTTCTCTCGTGCCCGCGTTTACTACGGCGCTTTCGGACGCGGACTGTTCCAGACGGTGTACTCGTCAGGTCCTTCGATTGTTGAGCTTCCGCTGACTGCGCCGTGGGTCATTATTTCATTGACATTCCTTCTAGGGTGGTTTTTCGGCGACCGTACGATAGTCGTACTTGGAGCGGCTGGGGTCATTGCTACCCTTCTTGCTTTGGGCGCATTCGCCGCCACAGCGCCACTGCGAAAAGATTACTCCGGAATCTATGCGCGATTCATTCTGGCGCTGGCGACGATGCTGGGCTCGCTGCGGCGGTCGTGGAACCGCACTTGGGGAAGACCGCTGCGATTCAAATCGACCCCGGACGAAAGATCGCGCTGGAGGCCGCGACTGAGAAATCAGCTCCGACTGGAGACGACGAAGCCGGATGTCCCCCTGGATGTGCCGGTGCTGATGCGCGAGCTACGACGGGGGTTAATTACGCGCGGCTTGGCAGTCGCGGAGTCGGACGGCTACCAGGCTTATGATCTGCGGATACTCCGTCAGTTCGCCGCATTGGATATAAATTGCATTCGCGAGGCCGAGGGGGTGCGGCTTACATCCAGAGGTCGAATGGTCTGGCGTTCCGCTCTTTCGGCCTATGCCGTGCTGCTGCTGATAGATCTCATAGTCGACTTCAATGTTTCCGAAACGTTCGCGGCAATCGTCGGCATGATGATCGTCGTCGTGGCCGCGCTGTTCGTAACTTCGATGCTGCTCAATCCGGTGATCCTGAGTACGGCAAGCGCGATCGTGCCTTCGCTTGGTGCGCGCGTTGTTGAGGAGCAGAACTGA
- a CDS encoding ABC transporter ATP-binding protein yields MGTLALYRYALLQMRRNWGRLTISLLAVLLASIAEVLKPWPLKIVIDNVLRGAPVSMRWIPAMPTAELLIAACVSLVILYTILGLLNVTTNYLTIAIGQRMVNELRARMFDHLQRLSLSFHRRREIGDLMVRIAYDTFAIQTIAMNGFYPIVSAMILLLAMFFVMLKMDVTLTLIALGVIPMLVLLIISVSGRIDELAGGARIKESRLYTVAHTALAAIHVVQAFTRENESYSEFVESSSDSLRQTLRLYVLQTIYAGGVQVMIACGTALVIYIGARHVMNGHLTIGDLVVFTTYLASLYAPVNQISQTFGAIQGAKAGLRRCLELLEINPEIKDRPDAIAIGRARGAVEFDNVAFGYEPGRPVLKGISFKAEPGETIAIVGPSGSGKTTMASLLARFYDPESGVIRVDGHDVRGLKLESLRRNVAMVLQPPLVVGGTVRINVAFGRPGVTDAEVARAVEQARLGPVIAKLDRGLEEIVGQGGHSLSEGEAQRVTIARALLKDAPILIMDEPTSALDAETESLVMAAVEDAMQGRTTLVIAHRLSTIQNADRILVLRDGLIVEQGKFDQLLALEGFFSYLYNIQAWKHEAAS; encoded by the coding sequence GTGGGGACGCTTGCCCTCTATCGCTATGCGCTCTTGCAGATGCGCCGCAACTGGGGGCGGCTTACGATCTCGCTCCTCGCCGTGCTGCTCGCTTCGATTGCCGAAGTCCTCAAGCCGTGGCCGCTCAAGATCGTTATCGACAACGTGTTGCGCGGCGCGCCGGTCTCGATGCGCTGGATTCCGGCGATGCCGACCGCCGAGCTGCTGATCGCCGCGTGCGTCAGCCTCGTCATCCTCTACACGATTCTCGGCTTGCTCAATGTCACGACTAACTACCTGACGATCGCGATCGGCCAGCGGATGGTCAACGAGCTGCGCGCGCGCATGTTCGACCATCTGCAGCGCTTGTCGTTGTCGTTCCATCGTCGGCGCGAAATCGGCGACCTGATGGTGCGAATCGCCTACGACACCTTCGCGATCCAGACCATTGCGATGAACGGCTTCTATCCGATCGTGTCGGCGATGATCCTGCTGCTCGCGATGTTCTTCGTGATGCTCAAGATGGACGTGACGCTGACGCTGATCGCGCTCGGCGTTATCCCGATGCTCGTGCTGCTCATCATCTCGGTCAGCGGGCGAATCGATGAGCTCGCGGGCGGCGCGCGAATCAAGGAGAGCCGCCTCTACACCGTCGCCCACACCGCGCTCGCCGCGATTCACGTCGTGCAGGCGTTCACGCGCGAAAATGAATCGTACAGCGAGTTCGTCGAGTCGAGCAGCGACAGCCTGCGCCAGACGCTGCGCCTCTACGTGCTCCAGACGATCTACGCGGGCGGAGTGCAGGTGATGATCGCGTGCGGCACCGCGCTCGTGATCTATATCGGCGCGCGGCACGTGATGAACGGGCATCTCACGATCGGCGACCTCGTCGTGTTCACGACTTACCTCGCCTCGCTGTACGCGCCGGTGAATCAGATCTCGCAGACCTTCGGCGCGATCCAGGGCGCGAAGGCGGGGCTGCGCCGATGCCTCGAGCTGCTCGAGATCAATCCCGAGATCAAAGACCGTCCCGATGCGATCGCGATCGGGCGTGCGCGCGGCGCGGTCGAATTCGACAACGTCGCGTTCGGCTACGAGCCCGGGCGCCCGGTGCTGAAGGGAATCAGCTTCAAGGCGGAGCCGGGCGAGACGATCGCGATCGTCGGTCCGAGCGGCAGCGGCAAGACCACGATGGCGAGTCTGCTCGCGCGCTTTTACGATCCCGAAAGCGGCGTGATTCGCGTCGATGGTCACGATGTGCGCGGGCTCAAGCTCGAATCACTGCGACGCAATGTCGCGATGGTTCTGCAGCCGCCGCTGGTCGTGGGCGGCACGGTACGTATCAACGTCGCATTCGGCCGCCCGGGCGTGACCGATGCCGAAGTCGCCCGCGCCGTCGAGCAGGCGCGGCTCGGGCCCGTAATCGCCAAGCTCGATCGCGGGCTCGAAGAAATCGTGGGACAGGGCGGACACAGCTTGTCGGAAGGCGAAGCACAACGAGTCACGATCGCACGCGCATTGCTCAAGGACGCGCCGATTCTGATCATGGATGAGCCGACGAGCGCGCTCGACGCGGAAACCGAATCACTGGTGATGGCGGCGGTGGAAGATGCGATGCAGGGGCGAACTACGCTCGTGATCGCGCATCGCCTGTCGACGATTCAGAACGCCGATCGCATCCTGGTGCTGCGCGACGGGCTGATCGTCGAGCAGGGCAAATTCGATCAACTGTTGGCCCTAGAGGGTTTCTTCAGCTACCTCTACAACATCCAGGCGTGGAAGCATGAAGCCGCAAGCTGA
- a CDS encoding AAA family ATPase, with protein MAQSGTVTFLFTDLVGSTEHLERAGDEAGQQLFRAHHKLMTDAVTAAGGQELQWLGDGVLAVFASTADAIRCAIQVQQTARRPAAGTHFEIRIGIHVGEAMRRDEGYFGAAVVTARRLCDRAQAGQILCSKLVADLLSARHAFNFRDAGLLDLKGITAPVAACEVVYERNDPAALLSRTPFVGRVTQIKRLMAKLDSATGSHGSVAMLTGEPGIGKTRTLEEFSDAARQHGARVMRGACYDGEFQPPYGPFAEAISDYAREASAEELKTVLGDSAATLARIAPSLRRHLGSIPDPPALEKDEERFRLLDAVAQALIALAQIAPLVLILDDLHWADRGTVAMLGHVAHFVPSYPILLIGAYREGEVGRQHPLSGALAAIRRLRDFESISLKGLAGGEVAELLGMIGDKDAPGALVKALSDETEGNPFFIREVLLHLMEEGRILRDGEGWTSTLSIEELGIPEGVREIIARRILRLSDEARRLLSVGAAFNGAFSFDVAAAVAGLDEDTALTAADEALDAHLLRPGPSSESFDFTHALIRHALYAELNPPRRVRLHRQIAEAMEREWGELASEHAAEVAYQFWRGSRASGAERGVEYAIAAANNAEKAYAHDEVVVFLRIALELLPPSDPRRRDLMTRLGFALTSTLQAQEALKIIRETAAMIAAGAGESAVAEYYENAARYMNVAGLTGGAFDLAHEGLDHIGERRDIIWASLEELNRLREEANDPANPGIRLDSAGYRQWRSILKRLPQAEVIAHGMEPAFDSREEIMRNPDATPFALTFFAGEYGRTLPIWEREAADAERKGRISWAMNCWSNVAHCHLGLGDIIAAQAAYDRASAFSVREVGVSMQYISLLAVRQGLLFATDCGWDEMLLAEGPRRLLAQPLPQSRFAIAAFAATAAYVNARLGQPDIALRWVGRVPAALEAGTPFVPLYASAACSAALALWLLNRTDYAEIIERSIREKVLAPDFRPTMRDSRLSLGWLSALHGRYEEASDFFAQARRALDEQGSRIVRAIVDYDEALMYLRRARNGDGRLARPLLDAALGQFKIIGMTGWIARAAATLAQIDPRP; from the coding sequence ATGGCGCAGTCTGGCACAGTTACTTTTCTCTTCACCGACCTCGTCGGCTCGACCGAGCATCTCGAGCGCGCCGGCGACGAAGCGGGTCAGCAGCTCTTCCGCGCCCATCACAAGCTCATGACCGATGCCGTCACTGCGGCAGGCGGGCAGGAGCTGCAATGGCTCGGCGACGGCGTGCTCGCGGTCTTCGCCTCGACCGCGGATGCGATTCGATGCGCGATCCAGGTGCAACAGACCGCGCGGCGTCCGGCCGCCGGTACGCATTTCGAGATTCGCATCGGGATCCACGTCGGCGAGGCAATGCGCCGCGATGAGGGCTACTTCGGCGCCGCGGTGGTGACGGCGCGGCGGCTTTGTGATCGCGCGCAGGCGGGACAGATCCTGTGCAGCAAGCTGGTCGCGGATTTGCTGAGCGCGCGGCATGCCTTCAACTTCCGCGACGCCGGCCTGCTCGATCTGAAAGGCATCACCGCGCCGGTCGCGGCCTGCGAGGTCGTTTACGAGCGCAACGATCCGGCCGCGCTGCTGAGTCGCACGCCATTCGTCGGGCGCGTGACGCAAATCAAGCGGCTGATGGCCAAGCTCGATTCGGCAACGGGCAGCCATGGCTCGGTTGCGATGCTGACGGGCGAGCCCGGCATCGGCAAAACGCGCACGCTCGAGGAGTTCAGCGACGCCGCCCGGCAGCACGGCGCGCGCGTGATGCGCGGCGCGTGCTACGACGGCGAATTTCAGCCACCTTACGGCCCGTTCGCCGAGGCGATCTCCGATTACGCGCGCGAGGCTTCCGCCGAGGAGTTGAAGACCGTGCTCGGCGACAGTGCCGCGACGCTCGCGCGCATCGCGCCGTCGCTCAGACGCCATCTTGGCTCGATTCCCGATCCGCCCGCGCTCGAGAAGGACGAGGAGCGGTTTCGGTTGCTCGACGCGGTCGCGCAGGCGCTGATTGCACTCGCGCAAATCGCGCCGCTGGTTCTGATTCTCGACGATCTGCATTGGGCCGATCGCGGCACGGTTGCGATGCTTGGTCATGTCGCGCATTTCGTGCCGAGCTATCCGATCCTGCTGATCGGCGCGTATCGCGAGGGCGAAGTCGGCCGGCAGCATCCGCTTTCGGGCGCGCTCGCCGCGATTAGACGGCTGCGCGACTTCGAGAGTATCTCGCTCAAGGGCCTCGCCGGCGGTGAGGTCGCCGAGCTGCTTGGCATGATCGGCGACAAGGACGCGCCCGGCGCGCTGGTCAAGGCGCTCAGCGATGAGACCGAAGGCAATCCGTTTTTCATCCGCGAAGTTCTGCTCCATCTGATGGAGGAAGGACGGATTCTGCGCGACGGCGAGGGCTGGACCTCGACGCTCAGTATCGAAGAGCTGGGGATCCCTGAAGGCGTGCGCGAAATAATCGCCAGACGTATTTTGCGACTTTCTGACGAGGCGAGGCGGCTGCTCAGCGTCGGCGCGGCATTCAACGGCGCATTCTCATTTGATGTCGCCGCTGCGGTCGCGGGCCTCGATGAAGACACTGCGCTGACCGCCGCCGACGAAGCGCTCGACGCGCACCTGCTGCGGCCTGGGCCGTCGTCCGAGAGCTTCGATTTCACCCACGCGCTCATCAGGCACGCGCTCTATGCCGAACTGAATCCGCCCCGGCGCGTGCGGCTTCATCGGCAGATCGCGGAGGCGATGGAACGCGAATGGGGCGAGCTTGCGAGCGAGCACGCCGCCGAAGTTGCGTATCAGTTCTGGCGCGGCTCGCGTGCTTCGGGCGCCGAACGCGGCGTCGAGTACGCGATCGCGGCGGCGAACAACGCCGAGAAAGCCTACGCGCACGACGAGGTCGTGGTCTTCCTGCGCATCGCGCTCGAGCTTCTGCCGCCGAGCGATCCGCGCCGGCGCGATCTGATGACGCGGCTTGGATTTGCACTCACCTCCACGCTTCAAGCGCAGGAAGCGCTCAAGATCATCCGCGAGACTGCGGCGATGATAGCGGCGGGCGCCGGAGAATCCGCGGTCGCCGAGTATTACGAAAACGCAGCGCGCTATATGAACGTCGCCGGTCTGACCGGCGGCGCATTCGATCTCGCGCACGAAGGTCTGGATCACATCGGCGAGCGGCGGGACATCATTTGGGCCAGCCTTGAGGAATTGAATCGGCTTCGCGAAGAGGCGAACGATCCGGCCAATCCCGGCATTCGCCTGGACTCCGCGGGATATCGCCAATGGCGCTCGATATTGAAGCGGTTGCCGCAGGCCGAAGTGATCGCGCACGGCATGGAGCCGGCGTTCGATTCACGCGAGGAGATAATGCGGAATCCCGACGCGACTCCTTTCGCGTTGACGTTTTTCGCCGGCGAGTATGGGCGCACACTGCCGATATGGGAACGCGAAGCTGCGGATGCCGAGCGCAAGGGTCGCATCTCGTGGGCGATGAACTGCTGGTCGAATGTCGCCCACTGCCATCTGGGCCTCGGCGATATCATTGCAGCACAGGCCGCCTACGATCGCGCGTCGGCATTTTCGGTTCGCGAGGTTGGCGTATCGATGCAGTACATCAGCCTGCTGGCCGTACGGCAGGGACTGCTCTTCGCGACCGATTGCGGGTGGGATGAAATGCTGCTGGCCGAGGGTCCACGACGGTTGCTGGCGCAGCCGCTCCCACAGAGCCGGTTCGCGATCGCAGCGTTTGCGGCCACGGCAGCATATGTCAACGCGCGCCTCGGCCAGCCGGACATTGCGCTGCGATGGGTCGGACGGGTGCCGGCTGCGCTGGAAGCCGGCACGCCATTCGTTCCTCTCTACGCGAGCGCAGCCTGCAGCGCGGCGCTCGCGCTGTGGTTACTCAATCGAACCGATTACGCGGAGATCATCGAGCGCAGCATTCGTGAGAAAGTCCTGGCGCCTGACTTTCGCCCCACGATGCGCGACAGCCGTTTGTCGCTCGGATGGCTCTCGGCGCTGCACGGCAGATACGAAGAGGCCAGCGACTTCTTTGCGCAGGCGCGGCGGGCACTCGACGAGCAGGGTTCGCGGATCGTGCGCGCGATCGTCGACTACGACGAAGCGCTGATGTACCTCCGGCGCGCGCGAAACGGTGATGGTCGTCTCGCGCGCCCGCTGCTCGATGCAGCTCTCGGGCAATTCAAAATCATCGGCATGACCGGATGGATCGCGCGCGCCGCCGCAACGCTCGCGCAAATCGACCCGCGCCCTTAA
- the coaE gene encoding dephospho-CoA kinase (Dephospho-CoA kinase (CoaE) performs the final step in coenzyme A biosynthesis.) produces the protein MLTIGLTGGIGSGKSTVSKMLAEMGAPILDADKVGHGIYAPGGPAYEDVIAAFGREILAPDGTVDRKKLGPIVFGDPNALKKLNSIVHPKMLAEMRRLVNDMRDSGEAKPIIVEAAILIEANWQPMCDEVWLVRASNKRVIERVERDRGMKPEQTEARIRAQLSDDERRKHADYVIENEGSLDDLRAAVSRAWNGVLSRNR, from the coding sequence ATGCTGACGATTGGACTCACTGGCGGAATCGGCTCGGGCAAGAGCACGGTTTCGAAGATGCTCGCGGAAATGGGCGCGCCGATTCTCGACGCCGATAAGGTCGGCCATGGGATCTACGCGCCAGGCGGTCCCGCTTACGAAGACGTAATCGCGGCATTCGGCCGCGAGATCCTCGCGCCCGATGGCACCGTCGATCGCAAGAAGCTCGGGCCAATCGTGTTCGGCGATCCGAATGCGTTGAAAAAGCTGAACTCGATCGTGCACCCGAAGATGCTCGCCGAGATGCGGCGGCTGGTGAACGACATGCGCGATTCCGGCGAGGCGAAACCGATCATTGTCGAGGCGGCGATTCTGATCGAAGCGAACTGGCAGCCGATGTGCGACGAAGTATGGCTGGTCCGCGCATCCAATAAACGCGTCATCGAACGCGTCGAGCGCGATCGCGGGATGAAGCCCGAGCAGACGGAGGCGCGCATCCGCGCCCAGCTTTCCGACGACGAGCGCCGCAAGCACGCCGACTATGTGATCGAGAACGAAGGTTCGCTCGACGATCTGCGCGCCGCCGTGAGCCGTGCCTGGAACGGCGTGCTCTCGCGCAATCGCTAG
- a CDS encoding ketopantoate reductase family protein, which yields MKILVMGAGAVGSYFGARLAAAGEEVVLCARGSYLTAFRTRGIAIKSICGDLKLDSILATDDPREFEPYDLILFCVKAYDTDAAAKAIEGCLKDGGVILTLQNGVENEERLAAIFGRAAIMGGNARVGVEMIEPGELVHLSSGHIDFGELDGRETERAREMAEAFRRAGILGELTPKIKTLRWDKLVWNGAFNSVATITRCRVGEILDDPEGLRLVTDLMREIIAVARADGAEIEFGRVDSYLAHSQKNLRAIKTSTQQDLERGKRLEFEALAGAVVRAANRHGVAVPIMQTIYALLRLIDGSRARRS from the coding sequence ATGAAGATTCTTGTGATGGGCGCGGGTGCGGTCGGATCTTACTTCGGGGCGCGGCTGGCTGCTGCTGGTGAGGAGGTAGTTCTGTGCGCACGAGGTAGTTACCTCACGGCGTTTCGCACGCGTGGGATTGCGATCAAGAGTATCTGTGGCGATCTTAAGCTCGATTCGATTCTTGCGACTGACGATCCGCGCGAGTTCGAGCCCTACGATCTGATCCTTTTCTGCGTGAAGGCTTACGATACTGATGCTGCCGCGAAGGCGATCGAGGGATGTCTCAAAGACGGCGGCGTGATCCTGACGTTGCAGAATGGCGTCGAGAACGAGGAGCGCCTGGCCGCGATCTTCGGCCGCGCTGCGATCATGGGCGGCAATGCGCGCGTCGGCGTCGAGATGATCGAGCCCGGCGAGCTGGTGCATCTGAGCTCCGGGCATATCGATTTCGGCGAGCTCGACGGGCGTGAAACCGAGCGCGCGCGTGAGATGGCCGAGGCGTTTCGGCGCGCGGGAATCCTCGGCGAGCTGACGCCGAAGATCAAAACGCTGCGCTGGGACAAGCTGGTATGGAACGGCGCATTCAATTCGGTCGCGACGATCACGCGATGCCGCGTCGGCGAGATCCTCGATGATCCCGAAGGGTTGCGGCTCGTTACCGATCTGATGCGTGAGATTATCGCGGTCGCGCGCGCCGATGGCGCCGAGATCGAATTCGGCCGCGTCGATTCATACCTCGCGCATTCGCAGAAAAATCTGCGCGCGATTAAAACCTCGACGCAGCAGGATCTCGAGCGCGGCAAGCGGCTCGAGTTCGAGGCGCTCGCGGGCGCAGTCGTGCGCGCGGCTAATCGCCACGGCGTCGCCGTTCCGATCATGCAAACTATTTATGCGCTGCTGAGACTGATTGACGGTTCACGCGCACGCCGCTCGTAG
- a CDS encoding glutathione binding-like protein, which yields MIDVYFWPTPNGYKVTWMLEEVGLKYNVVQVNIGAGDQFKPDFLKISPNNRMPAITDSEGPGGKPISIFESGAILMYLAEKTGQLMPSDTRGKYDVIQWLMFQMASVGPMLGQAHHFRKYAPEKLDYAISRYTNEAKRIYNVIDKRLAEAKYIAGNFSIADIAIYPWLVPHAMQGQNLDDFPHLKKWFEELRDRPATRRGFAVMADVVERMRAQQQAPQQDKKSWEILFGTKQFEKR from the coding sequence ATGATCGACGTTTATTTCTGGCCCACGCCCAACGGCTACAAGGTCACCTGGATGCTAGAAGAGGTGGGTCTCAAATATAACGTCGTGCAGGTTAACATCGGCGCCGGCGATCAGTTCAAGCCCGACTTCCTGAAAATCAGCCCCAACAACCGGATGCCGGCGATCACGGATTCCGAAGGCCCCGGTGGCAAACCGATCTCGATCTTCGAGTCGGGCGCGATCCTCATGTACCTCGCCGAGAAAACCGGCCAGCTGATGCCCTCGGACACGCGCGGCAAGTACGACGTCATCCAGTGGCTGATGTTCCAGATGGCGAGCGTCGGCCCGATGCTTGGCCAGGCGCATCACTTCCGCAAATATGCGCCCGAGAAGCTCGACTACGCGATCAGCCGCTACACCAACGAAGCCAAGCGCATCTACAACGTCATCGACAAACGCCTGGCCGAAGCGAAGTACATCGCGGGCAACTTCTCGATCGCCGATATCGCGATCTATCCATGGCTCGTGCCGCACGCGATGCAGGGTCAGAACCTCGACGATTTCCCGCATCTCAAGAAATGGTTCGAGGAGCTGCGCGACCGCCCGGCCACCAGGCGCGGCTTCGCCGTGATGGCCGATGTGGTCGAGCGGATGCGCGCGCAGCAACAGGCGCCACAACAGGACAAGAAGTCCTGGGAAATCCTCTTCGGCACCAAGCAGTTCGAAAAGCGCTAG
- the prfB gene encoding peptide chain release factor 2, with product MKSTSIAPTNSGGVFDVPALSERHQKLVEQSGKPDFWDNQETAQAALKEQEQLRAQIAAWKLLRDKLDEAQVFLDMAAEEGTEEGEAAREGAAALASAGDELEKAELRVMLSGEYDRLGAIVSVHAGAGGMEAQDWAEMLLRMYMRWTERRGFTAELADMQPGEGAGIKGATFTVDGDFAYGYLKAEAGIHRLVRISPYDSNARRHTSFASVFVYPAIDDKVEVVINPADLRIDTFRASGAGGQHVNKTDSAVRFTHLPTGIVVSCQNERSQHKNRAMAMKILRSRLFELEQQKKREELEKFSKEKKEITWGSQIRSYVLQPYRMVKDHRTGVEIGNTDAVLDGAIDEFIQAYLMGVRKGDAGAELN from the coding sequence TTGAAGAGTACGTCGATCGCGCCGACAAACTCGGGAGGCGTCTTTGACGTCCCTGCACTCTCCGAGCGCCATCAGAAGCTAGTCGAACAGTCCGGCAAGCCGGACTTCTGGGACAATCAGGAAACCGCGCAGGCCGCTCTCAAGGAGCAGGAACAGCTCCGCGCGCAAATCGCCGCCTGGAAACTGCTGCGCGACAAGCTCGACGAGGCGCAGGTCTTCCTCGATATGGCCGCCGAAGAGGGCACCGAGGAGGGCGAGGCCGCGCGCGAAGGCGCCGCCGCATTGGCGAGCGCGGGCGACGAACTCGAGAAGGCTGAACTGCGCGTGATGCTCAGCGGCGAGTACGATCGCCTCGGCGCGATCGTCTCCGTCCATGCCGGTGCGGGCGGCATGGAAGCCCAGGATTGGGCCGAGATGCTGCTGCGGATGTACATGCGATGGACCGAGCGGCGCGGCTTCACGGCCGAGCTCGCCGACATGCAGCCCGGTGAAGGCGCGGGTATCAAGGGCGCAACCTTCACCGTCGATGGCGACTTCGCCTACGGCTATCTCAAGGCCGAGGCCGGGATTCATCGCCTCGTGCGCATCTCGCCCTACGATTCCAACGCGCGGCGCCATACGTCGTTCGCCTCGGTGTTCGTGTATCCAGCGATCGACGACAAGGTCGAAGTCGTGATCAATCCCGCCGATCTGCGCATCGATACTTTTCGCGCCTCGGGCGCGGGCGGCCAGCACGTCAACAAGACCGACTCGGCCGTGCGCTTCACGCATCTTCCGACCGGAATCGTCGTAAGCTGCCAGAACGAGCGCTCGCAGCATAAGAACCGCGCGATGGCGATGAAGATCCTGCGCTCGCGGCTGTTCGAGCTCGAGCAGCAGAAAAAGCGCGAGGAGCTCGAGAAGTTCAGCAAGGAGAAAAAGGAGATCACCTGGGGCAGCCAGATTCGCTCCTACGTGCTGCAGCCCTATCGCATGGTCAAGGACCATCGCACAGGCGTCGAGATCGGCAATACCGACGCCGTGCTCGACGGTGCGATCGACGAGTTTATCCAGGCCTACCTGATGGGCGTGCGCAAGGGCGACGCCGGCGCCGAGCTCAACTAG